One genomic region from Epinephelus fuscoguttatus linkage group LG6, E.fuscoguttatus.final_Chr_v1 encodes:
- the vamp8 gene encoding vesicle-associated membrane protein 8 isoform X2, with translation MDNDPERGGVAEPASQSKVQTLRGEVDELSDKMKENMKGIIKKGEKVVDLLTRSENMKKEAEDFKYRSKEVESKYWWKNVKLITVIVVVVLIVILIIILLATGVIPVSAPMPPVVTPSSKP, from the exons GAGCGGGGAGGAGTGGCAGAGCCAGCATCACAGAGCAAGGTGCAGACCTTGAGGGGTGAGGTAGATGAACTCAGTGACAAGATGAAGGAGAATATGAAAGGAATCattaaaaaaggagaaaaggtgGTCGACCTCCTCACCAGATCAGAGAATATGAAAAAGGAG GCTGAGGACTTCAAGTATAGGAGTAAGGAAGTGGAGAGCAAATACTGGTGGAAGAACGTCAAGCTTATCACGGTCATCGTGGTGGTCGTCCTCATCGTCATCCTTATCATCATCCTGCTGGCCACCGGAGTCATCCCTGTCAGTGCCCCTATGCCTCCTGTAGTCACTCCCTCCTCCaagccataa